The Bosea beijingensis genome contains the following window.
TGCCGCCGACGAACGGCGAGCTGTAGGTGCTGCGGTCACCGAAGGCGCCCGACAGCGAAGCCGAACCCCAGCCCTGGTCGACGCGGATCTGGCCGACGACGTCAGGATAGGTCAGGCCAGCATAGCCACCGGTGCCGGCAGCGGCGGCCAGACGGCCGGTCGTGCGCGGATCTTCGAGCGACAGCGTGGCGGTGAAGCCACCACCGAACGAAGCGGTGTAGGCGAGCAGGTTGACCTGACGGTCAGAGGTGCGGGCGCCGTGGAAGGTGTAGTCGTTGGCGTAGAACTGGAACATCGACGCCGTACGACCAGCGGTCAACGGGCCGAGCTGGACGACTGCGTCGACGAGGTCGATGCCGCTGTCCTGGTTCACGCCGTTGATCGACGAGAAGCGGTTGGCCGCCGAGTTGGTGCCGCCGTAACGATAGACGCCCGTGGTGGTCGTCACGTCATAACGGATGAACGTGCGCAGGGTGCCGTAAGCGGTCTGGTTGCGAGCGTCCAAGAAGATACGGCCGCGAGCGCGGGTACCGAACATGTCCTGGCCAGCGCTCCAACGCTCACCGAAGGAGTACTCGGCGCGGACACGACCACCAACGCGAAGGCAGGTGTCGGTGCCGGGCAGATAGAAGAAGTTCGCGCCGAAGGCGGAGCAAACGCGAACGTATTCGACCGGAGCGGCCTTCCGCGAGGGAAGGTCGGCGGCCTGAGCCCCGGCGACCGCGGCGATGCCGGCGGCGGAACCGAGGAGGAGGCTCTTGACGAGCTTCATTTGGTAACCTCCAAAAGAGTTTCGAGACCCTCGGGCTTCAGCCTGCCCCCCGCCCCAAGCTTTCAGCCTGATCGCAGAACCTGCCTATTCCCGGTCTTTCGCCTGCGTCACCGACCGATTTCGGAGGCGAAGGCGAAAAACAGCGACCGGGAACGTCCCGACGCATTCCCACCATACGAAAGCCGCCCTGCCGATCAACCACGATCCGCCTCCCGGACCTGTGAATGGGGTGCTTTGGAAACCGGTGTTGCAGGCGAGCCACGCTTTGACCGCCGAAATTCACCAGGCATTAACCCCAACGGCACCGTGCAAGGGGTTTTCGGCTTGCCGCAGCCCAGAATCGCTGCCTGGAAATCGGGAATCCGGCCGAATCTCCTCTCGCACCGATTCCGGAGCGAGAGCCTGATTCAGTACTCCCACTCGGCCCCGATTCCGACAGCAGCGCTGCCGTCCGCCCCGGTCTCTGCCTGGAGCTTCAGGCGCTTGGTCACGTCGATGCCGACCGAGACGCCGCTGTCCTCGGGCTTGGAGCCGACCTTCACGCCGACGGAGATGTTGTCGCTGATATAGCGCGAGGCTCCGACAGTCGGGCCGCCTGCGCCCATCTGGATGTCGAGATTGTCGACGCCGAGCGATTTGCGCAGCCGCTCGAACGTGTCGTCGCCACCGCCACCGGCGAACTGCGCCGCCGCCTGCGCGAGCTGCAGCGCCTGGAAGGGCGAGAGCGAGCCCGAGGCACGGGCGAAGAGCAGCCGCGACAGCACCTCGTCTGGCGGCAGTTCCGGCTGCGAGGTGAAGGCAAAGACCGGCTGGTCGGCGGGGCCGCTGATGATGATCCGGGCGGTGACGTCGCCGGCGCTGGTCTGGGCGATGAAGTCGAGATCGGGAATCAGCCCGCCGGCGAAGGTCAGCCGGCCGCGGCTGAAATCGAGCCGCTGGGTCAGGACGCTCAAACGGCCGCGACGCAGTTCGAAGCCGCCGTCCAGCGCAGGCGCGGAGGAGGTGCCGCCGACACGAATTTCGCCGCCGAGCTCGGCGTCGATGCCGCGGCCGCGGATGAAGACCTTGTTGGGGGCCGAAACGGTCAGGGCGAGCGTCGCGTCGAAAGCCGGCGCAGCGCGGCCGCCGCGTCCCCTGGCCTTCTGCGCCTTGCGAGCAGCGGCGAGGCGGGCAGCCGCCGCGCCCTTCGCATTGACATGCCTGATGCCGTCGACCGGCCTAAGCGTCGTCGGCAGGCGATCCGGCACGGAGACTTCGAGCGAGGCGATATCGATCCGGCCGCCGAGACGCGGGCGCTGCGCCAGCGGGCCGGCGATCTCGAGATTGAGCCCCGCCACGGCGGTGACCAACCCGCTGGAGACAAGCTGGGCGCGATCGCCGCGAATACGGATACTGCCGGGAAAGCCCGCGCCCGGATCGACCTTGACCTGACCGCTCGCGGAGATCGTGCCGCCGTTCGGCGTCTGGGCGGAGGCGCGCTCGATCGTCAGGTTGTCGCCATTGGCGGCGATCCGCGCTTCGATCGCGTTGAAGCGGATGCCTTGCAGGGCATCGGTGAAACTGCCGCCGGTCAGGGTCGCGTTGCCGCTGAGACGCGGGGCGGAAGCGGTTCCGCCGGCACGCATGTCGAGGGCGACCGCTCCGGTGACACGCTGACCGCTCGCCCCCAGCATGGTGTTGGCGAGCGCGGCGTCGACCCGGCCCTGGGCGGTCAAATCGAGCGGGCCGGTGGCATTCAGCGGGGCGGTGCCGCGCAAGGTCAGACTCGCGCCCTTCCCGGCGTTGACGGTCGCGGAGATGCCGGCTGCGTCGCCTTTGAGCGCGCCCTCGCCCTGGATCTCGACCGGCGGCAGGCCGGCCTGGCGGGTTTCGGGCGTAACGAGCTGGGCGATCCTGAGCTTCCACGGCCCCGACAGGTCGCCGGGCTTGCCCTTGACCTGCGCCTCGGCATTCAGCGTGCCGCCGAGCTTCAGGCTGGGAACCGCGATGCTTGCGGCGGACAGCGGCACGTCGCGGGCGGCGAAGCGCAGATCGAGCGTCTCGCCGGCGCGGCCGTCCAGCGTCACCCGCCCCTTGTCGATCATGACAGCGAGATTGGCGATCTCGACGCCGGAAGCCGGGAAGCTGAAGGCGGCGGGATTGGCGAGCGTGATGGCGCGACCGTCGCGGCGTGCGTCGAAGGAGGCGAGCTCCAGCTTCAAAGGCTCGCCCGGGACAAGCCGGCCGGCGCCCTTCAAGGCGAAGCCGCGGGCATTGGCGCTGAGCGTGAAGGCGCTGGCGTCAGGCGCGCCCTTCGAATCGAAGCGGATGCCGCTGATCGCCTCGCCGGCCGCGACGGCGCGGTCGATGGCGATCGCCGCGTCGAGCATCGGGCGGCCGTAGATATCGCGGGCATTCGCACGGGCATCGAGCTTGTCGATCGACAGCGAGGGGCCGACAAGGCGCGAGCCGCGAGCGGTCAGGTCGACATCCTGCCGGCCTTCCGGCGCTGCCAGCACGATATTGGCGTCGAGCTGGCCGCCGAGCTTGGTCAGCGCCAGGGCCGAGAGATCGTCGAGATTGCGCGCGGCGAGCGTCAGGCGACCGGCGGCGCGGCTGGCCGGGTCGAGCGTCAGGCCGCCACTCAGACGGACGGAGCCGAGGGCGAAGTCGAGCGTCGAGAGGTTCCAGCCGTCATCGGGCTGGCGAGCGAGGCGCAGCGAGCCGGTCGCAGGCTTGGAATCGACTTCGCCCGCGAGCGTTACGCTGGCGTCGAGCGCGCCCTGCAGATCCTTGGCCACGGCATCGATCGTCAGGCGCGGGATCGGCCGGGCGAGCGCGGTCGCATTGGCGACGGCGATGCGAGCGGTGGCGTCGAGCTTGTTCTGCGGGCCGGTGATCTCGGCGGTGACGTCACCGCGGCCTGACAGGCGGGGATCGGCGCGCTTCAAATCGGGCAGGCTCAGCGCGAGCTTCAGATTGGATTGCTGCTGGCCGATCGAGCCGTCGGCGGTGAAGGCGGCGTGCTGGCCAGCGACGCGCAGGCCGTTCACCGTATAGTCGCCGGCGAGCGCGTTGACACGGCCGGCGAGGGTCAGGTTGCCGGCGAGCAGACGATCGAGCGCGGCTTCGCCCGTGGCCAAGCGCTCGGCCTTGCCCGAAAGCGTCGCCGTGTAATCGTTGAGGCGCGGGGTCGCGTCGAGATCGGCGGCGATCTCCGCCCTGCCCCCGAGCGGGCGGCCTGCCAGACCGCTCAACCGGGCGAGATCGGGCAGCACGGCCTTGAGCTGGCCGAGCATGCGCGCCTGGCCGAGCTTGCCCTTGTAATCGAGCTCGACGCCAGAGAGCGCGAGCTTCAGCATCTCGAAATCGGCGGTGCCGTCATCCTGCCCGGTGCCGCGCAAGGTGAAGGTGACCTTGTCGCCAACCGCACGCATCAGCGCCTTGTCGGCCAGCACGATGCCGCTGGCCTCGCCATCCGAGGCTAGCGCGATGCGGGTGCCGGGCTCGCCGATGGTGCCGGTCGGCGTCGCATTGAACGAGAGAGCGACCTTGCCAAATTGCCCGGCGGGCAGCTTGGCGTCGTTCGCGTCGAGCTTCGCGACGACGGTCGGCCCGGCCACCGGGCCGCGGATCGTCGCATCGAAGGCGAGCTTGCCGATCTCGGTGCCGGACGCGACCGTGCGCCCACCCTCGTTGGGGCGGGAGGCAGCAGTGACGCGCAGGTCGAGCGTCTTATCGGCGTTGTAGCGGCCGAGCACGTCGAGGCGGGCCAGCGCGGAGACCAACGCCAGATTGCGGATGTCGATGCCGCTGTCGTCGCGGAAGCCGACCGCGCCGTCGAGACGGGTCGAACCGGCGAAGACCGGGGCCACCGGCGCCGGCATCAGCCCTTCGATGCGGGCATCGAGAGCGAGCGCGAGCTGGCGTTCGGTTCCAGCGCGGGTGAGCGTCGCGGAACCGTCGGCGCCGATGGTCGGGCCCGCCGTGAAGACGAGGCTGGAACGGAAGGAATCGAGCGGGCCGTCGCCCTTGAGGTCGAGCTTCACGGGCGGCTCGCCGGGCAGGCCCGCGACCTTCGAGATCAGGCCGCCCGCCGGCTCATCGAGCTTGGCGGCGAGCTGCAACCGCGTGTTCTCCGGCACGAAGGACAGGGTGACGTCGAAGAGCCCGCCCATGTCGAGCCGCTTCGCCTGAAACTTGAGGTCGAGCCCCTCGTTCGGCGGCCCGAGCCGCGCCGCACCATTGGCACTGAGGCGGGCGGCGACGCCGAGCACGGGTTCGCCCAGCGCCAGCTCGTTGAGCTGGAGCGCGCGGATGATCACCTTGAGCGGCAATTCGGGCAGGATCGGCTCGTTGCTCGGCGGAGCCGCGCCGGCCGGCTGCGGCGCGGGCTTGCGCAGGATTTCGAGCTTGCCGATCTCCAGCCGGTCGACATCGAGTCTCCGCAGCAGCAGGGCGCTGCGCGTCCAGATCAGGCGGACACGGTCGAGCCTTAGCCAGGCGCCGTCGCGGTCGGAGAGCACGATATCGCGGATCTCGACATCGGAGGAGAGCGCGCCGTTGACCTCA
Protein-coding sequences here:
- a CDS encoding porin, which produces MKLVKSLLLGSAAGIAAVAGAQAADLPSRKAAPVEYVRVCSAFGANFFYLPGTDTCLRVGGRVRAEYSFGERWSAGQDMFGTRARGRIFLDARNQTAYGTLRTFIRYDVTTTTGVYRYGGTNSAANRFSSINGVNQDSGIDLVDAVVQLGPLTAGRTASMFQFYANDYTFHGARTSDRQVNLLAYTASFGGGFTATLSLEDPRTTGRLAAAAGTGGYAGLTYPDVVGQIRVDQGWGSASLSGAFGDRSTYSSPFVGGNGAKQDDIGWAVQAGVKINLPMLAAGDALFLQAGYADGALEYIGWGANAGHGRVAAFPVGNYGINGFGRVESNTGYTLLAAMRHYWTPAIRSDFLVSYSALQTAAVIPGSLRSFDPKELVASANLVWSPVAGLDIGVEVLYARTEFGGRVPDAKAGFLGRTIKSDDSWSGRLRVQRDF
- a CDS encoding translocation/assembly module TamB domain-containing protein, with amino-acid sequence MRRLLTIPRLALFALLLTAGFLFSAHFGGFAQNAQTDRGVVADLISKALSSSTSQVSIGEVNGALSSDVEIRDIVLSDRDGAWLRLDRVRLIWTRSALLLRRLDVDRLEIGKLEILRKPAPQPAGAAPPSNEPILPELPLKVIIRALQLNELALGEPVLGVAARLSANGAARLGPPNEGLDLKFQAKRLDMGGLFDVTLSFVPENTRLQLAAKLDEPAGGLISKVAGLPGEPPVKLDLKGDGPLDSFRSSLVFTAGPTIGADGSATLTRAGTERQLALALDARIEGLMPAPVAPVFAGSTRLDGAVGFRDDSGIDIRNLALVSALARLDVLGRYNADKTLDLRVTAASRPNEGGRTVASGTEIGKLAFDATIRGPVAGPTVVAKLDANDAKLPAGQFGKVALSFNATPTGTIGEPGTRIALASDGEASGIVLADKALMRAVGDKVTFTLRGTGQDDGTADFEMLKLALSGVELDYKGKLGQARMLGQLKAVLPDLARLSGLAGRPLGGRAEIAADLDATPRLNDYTATLSGKAERLATGEAALDRLLAGNLTLAGRVNALAGDYTVNGLRVAGQHAAFTADGSIGQQQSNLKLALSLPDLKRADPRLSGRGDVTAEITGPQNKLDATARIAVANATALARPIPRLTIDAVAKDLQGALDASVTLAGEVDSKPATGSLRLARQPDDGWNLSTLDFALGSVRLSGGLTLDPASRAAGRLTLAARNLDDLSALALTKLGGQLDANIVLAAPEGRQDVDLTARGSRLVGPSLSIDKLDARANARDIYGRPMLDAAIAIDRAVAAGEAISGIRFDSKGAPDASAFTLSANARGFALKGAGRLVPGEPLKLELASFDARRDGRAITLANPAAFSFPASGVEIANLAVMIDKGRVTLDGRAGETLDLRFAARDVPLSAASIAVPSLKLGGTLNAEAQVKGKPGDLSGPWKLRIAQLVTPETRQAGLPPVEIQGEGALKGDAAGISATVNAGKGASLTLRGTAPLNATGPLDLTAQGRVDAALANTMLGASGQRVTGAVALDMRAGGTASAPRLSGNATLTGGSFTDALQGIRFNAIEARIAANGDNLTIERASAQTPNGGTISASGQVKVDPGAGFPGSIRIRGDRAQLVSSGLVTAVAGLNLEIAGPLAQRPRLGGRIDIASLEVSVPDRLPTTLRPVDGIRHVNAKGAAAARLAAARKAQKARGRGGRAAPAFDATLALTVSAPNKVFIRGRGIDAELGGEIRVGGTSSAPALDGGFELRRGRLSVLTQRLDFSRGRLTFAGGLIPDLDFIAQTSAGDVTARIIISGPADQPVFAFTSQPELPPDEVLSRLLFARASGSLSPFQALQLAQAAAQFAGGGGDDTFERLRKSLGVDNLDIQMGAGGPTVGASRYISDNISVGVKVGSKPEDSGVSVGIDVTKRLKLQAETGADGSAAVGIGAEWEY